A genomic window from Nitrospira sp. includes:
- a CDS encoding zinc ribbon domain-containing protein, which translates to MKPCPACGRALPEINRYCTHCGAGVTSDAERTTTPATPGPTQKEQLNLTILYGMVTVLLVSLVMPPWETPPSQPAAFLGFHFILSPPRPEAIVSRMLLTIELTTTAIAGLYLSFLFRTKS; encoded by the coding sequence ATGAAACCTTGCCCAGCCTGCGGACGCGCCCTACCCGAAATCAACCGCTACTGCACGCACTGCGGAGCAGGGGTGACATCCGATGCGGAGCGAACCACGACACCGGCGACGCCCGGCCCTACGCAAAAGGAGCAGCTCAATCTCACGATTCTCTACGGCATGGTCACCGTCTTGCTTGTGTCTCTCGTCATGCCGCCGTGGGAAACACCCCCGTCACAACCGGCAGCCTTCCTCGGCTTTCACTTCATTCTGTCTCCGCCGCGACCGGAGGCGATTGTCAGCCGGATGCTGCTCACGATCGAGCTCACCACGACGGCGATCGCGGGGCTGTACCTGTCGTTCCTGTTTCGCACGAAATCGTGA